The following proteins are encoded in a genomic region of Hippoglossus hippoglossus isolate fHipHip1 chromosome 3, fHipHip1.pri, whole genome shotgun sequence:
- the LOC117779363 gene encoding transcription factor E2F8-like, whose translation MGPLATPKKGREGGSVDPWTPTSNLKMLISAASPDMRNREKELCMDPDGREGLDSAQDAENGEESERMISRKEKSLGLLCHKFLARYPDYPNPAVNNDICLDDVATELSVERRRIYDIMNVLESLHMVSRSAKNRYTWHGRSKLAQTLAILKQVGEEQRYGQQMQQIRQRLLEEKENEELVELESSEQGQKELFFVELPGVEFKAASVNSRKDKSLRVMSQKFVMLFLVSYPRVVSLDVAAKILIGEDQGADQDKNKFKTKVRRLYDIANVLRSLKLIEKVHVTEERGRKPAFEWVGPVEFPQVKDLGSSTIECPSRKKNVLESRASVDNCAKKLFSSPGAKRSFTRHPSLIKLVKSIQDDRRKINSAPSSPVKTSDSSNSDIPNKMAQLAAICKIQLDQESTVSGGKNLKAAAAESDAAAARLQPTSSHSMEPPQAPLWTSTQEPGVNTTLHLTPHPPLSLQSAGAVAYIPTQCSPLIPVLFPQQRGSGPYAVYLQPSSLRPNPLARPQPTSLAVRSMTFEDKSGQSPNAPSTSKTSDASPTALKRLHPDSAVESSPSKAKRADPNFKDTSPKLCEILQARLKARRGDQLSSRPSPRVLHLDPEFVNTPTGAGSNQTLEQSLETLLDTEDKTVNSDSETGLTPVRAVPLTPGQLHTETLVPAGYLIPISQQSLISYKESKASGGESHKTSTPTYIYQTPTAGSRPASVQEMTPTSLRLHRPAAADSPRPSQQAHHLHSPSPAILNFTLQNLGLISSPGNAFAAPQTPERCNSLSSPLSAPLSLQQRGMVFIKPVSPVPAHPVTLFSVQQPLMTTPKGAALPQHSFFHTPVPLSPLAAMVTTAGHAASQTVYIPQRKLDVASEES comes from the exons GACGCTGAAAACGGAGAAGAGTCTGAGAGAATGatcagcagaaaagaaaagagtttgGGTTTGCTCTGTCACAAGTTCCTCGCCCGCTACCCAGATTACCCAAACCCCGCCGTCAACAACGACATCTGTCTGGACGACGTGGCCACTGAGCTCA GTGTGGAGCGCCGGCGCATCTACGACATCATGAACGTGCTGGAGAGCCTGCACATGGTGAGCCGCTCGGCCAAGAACCGCTACACGTGGCACGGCCGCTCCAAGCTGGCCCAGACCCTGGCCATTCTGAAGCAGGTGGGCGAGGAGCAGCGGTACGGTCAGCAGATGCAGCAGATCCGGCAGCGTCTcctggaagagaaggagaacgaggagctggtggagctggagagcagCGAGCAGGGCCAGAAGGAGCTCTTCTTCGTGGAGCTTCCGGGCGTGGAGTTCAAAGCAG CCTCTGTCAACAGCCGGAAGGACAAATCTCTGCGGGTGATGAGCCAGAAGTTTGTCATGCTCTTCCTGGTGTCTTATCCTCGCGTGGTCAGCCTGGACGTGGCTGCGAAGATCCTGATCGGAGAGGACCAGGGCGCCGATCAAGACAAGAACAAGTTCAAGA CCAAAGTGCGGCGGCTCTATGATATAGCTAACGTGCTGCGGAGCCTGAAGCTCATCGAGAAAGTGCACGTGACAGAAGAGCGGGGGAGGAAACCCGCCTTCGAATGGGTCGGCCCCGTAGAATTCCCACAAGTCAAAG ACTTGGGGAGCTCCACGATTGAATGTCCaagcaggaagaaaaatgttCTGGAATCACGTGCGTCTGTGGACAACTGTGCCAAAAAACTCTTTTCCTCACCGGGGGCTAAACGCAGTTTCACCCGGCACCCCTCCCTCATAAAGCTGGTAAAGAGCATCCAGGACGACCGGCGCAAGATCAACTCGGCGCCCAGCAGTCCTGTCAAGACCA GTGATTCATCAAACAGCGACATCCCGAACAAGATGGCTCAACTTGCCGCCATCTGTAAAATCCAGCTCGACCAGGAGTCAACTGT GTCTGGAGGTAAAAAccttaaagctgctgctgctgagtcgGACGCAGCCGCTGCGAGACTCCAGCCGACCTCCTCTCATTCAATGGAACCGCCTCAGGCACCGTTATGGACTTCAACCCAGGAGCCTGGAGTCAACACTACACTCCACctaaccccccaccccccactgtCACTGCAGTCCGCAGGCGCCGTCGCTTACATCCCCACACAGTGTTCGCCCCTGATCCCCGTCCTGTTTCCCCAGCAGCGGGGGAGCGGGCCCTACGCTGTGTATCTACAACCGTCTTCCCTCAGGCCAAACCCTCTGGCCAGGCCGCAGCCGACCAGCCTCGCCGTGCGCTCTATGACCTTTGAGGATAAAAGCGGACAAAGCCCGAATGCGCCGTCTACCAGCAAGACGTCAGACGCCAGCCCCACGGCGCTCAAACGGCTGCATCCAGATTCAGCTGTGGAGAGCAGCCCGTCCAAAGCCAAGAGGGCCGACCCAAACTTTAAg GACACCTCTCCGAAGCTGTGTGAGATCCTGCAGGCCCGTCTGAAAGCCCGTCGTGGCGACCAGCTGTCCAGCCGGCCCTCGCCCCGCGTCCTCCACCTGGACCCGGAGTTTGTCAACACCCCCACTGGTGCTGGGTCCAATCAGACGCTAGAACAGAGCTTGGAGACCCTCCTGGACACAGAGGACAAGACTGTCAACTCTGACAGCGAGACGGGATTGACCCCGGTCAGAGCTGTGCCCCTCACACCCGGACAACTCCACACCGAG ACTTTAGTACCGGCCGGATACCTGATCCCGATCTCCCAGCAGTCCCTCATCAGCTACAAGGAAAGTAAAGCTTCAGGGGGAGAAAGCCACAAGACCTCAACCCCCACGTACATTTACCAAACACCAACCGCAG GCTCCAGACCTGCCTCGGTCCAGGAGATGACACCCACCAGCCTTCGCCTCCACCGACCCGCTGCTGCCGACTCTCCGCGCCCCTCGCAGCAGGCTCACCACCTCCACAGCCCCAGTCCGGCCATCCTCAACTTCACCCTGCAGAACCTGGGCCTGATCTCCAGCCCAGGAAACGCCTTCGCTGCCCCTCAGACTCCAGAGCGTTGCAACTCCCTGTCCAGCCCCCTGTCAGCCCCgctgtctctgcagcagagaggcatGGTCTTCATCAAACCCGTGTCCCCTGTGCCTGCACACCCAGTGACGCTGTTCAGTGTACAACAG CCCCTGATGACCACCCCCAAAGGGGCCGCGCTCCCCCAGCACAGCTTCTTCCACACGCCGGTCCCCCTCTCGCCTCTGGCCGCCATGGTGACCACAGCTGGACACGCGGCCTCCCAAACCGTTTACATCCCTCAGAGGAAGCTGGACGTGGCGTCCGAGGAGTCGTGA